The DNA window CGCCACCGAGGCGGTGTTGACGATCACGCCGCGCTCGCCTTCCGCGTTCGGCGGCTGCGTCGCCATCTGCGCGGCGGCGAGGCGGATGCAGTTGAAGGTGCCGATCAGGTTGATCTCGATCGTCTTCGCGAACAGCTCGAGCGGCAGCGGGCCCTGGCGCGAGATCGTACGACCCGCCGTCCCGACGCCGGCGCAGTTGACGAGCGCCGTCAGCCGCCCGAAGCGCTCGACCGCCTTCTTCACCGCCGCCTCGACCTCGGGGCCGCTGGTCACGTCCGCGGGCGTGAAGACCGCCCGCTCGCCGAGCGACGCGGCGAGCGCCTCGCCGTTCGAGTTGGGGCGATCGAGGATGGCGGCGCGGCCGCCGCCGTCGACGAACATGCGCACGGTGGCCTCACCGAGACCGGAGGCTCCACCCGTGACCAGGGCCACGCTGTCGGCAATCTGCATCGCGCCTGCATAGCCCCTCGCCCTGCGCAGGACCAGTGCTGCTTGCACCGTTCGGGGCGCCCGCGACACACTTCGCCCCGATGCGTCTCGACCTCCACGGCGAGCCCCTCCACACCCGCACCCTCGGCGTCACCCTGACGCAGCGGGCCGACGGACATCTCGACGCCGCCGGCGTGCTGCTCGACCTGCGCAAGCGCGGCTTCGTCCCCGTCGGCGGCGACCTCCAGCCTGCCGGCATCGTCCATCAGATGCTGCTCGACGGGGTGATCGATCCGGCCGGCCCCACGCTGACGCAGCTCGCCGTGCGTCAGCCGCACGTGGCCTTCGAGCGCTCCGCGCTCACCCGCGGCGAGAGCTGCCGCGATCCGGCCGACCGCATCGCGCTCCTCGCCGGGGCGCGGCTCGACGCCGGCTGGGCGCGCCGGCTCGCCGAGGACATCGGCGGTCCGCGCGGCTGCTCGCACGTGCTCACGCTGGCTCAGTACCTCGGCGCCACGATCGCCTGGGTCCTGCCGCACCTGGCGGCGCCGCCCGGCGTCCCGCCGTGGGACGCAGGTCGACGCGTCTTCCGCCGCGACGTCGCCGTCGACGGCGCGCAGCCGGACGAGCGCACGCTCGTGCTCGCGCTCCAGCAGATCGATCTGCACCTCGCGCCGGTGTCCGAGCCCGCGCCGGCGATGGAGCGCTTCGCCGGCGCCCGCGAGCTGCGCGTGCTCGCGACGGTCGACCTCGGCGCGATGGCGTTCACGGCGCTCGAGGTCGCCGAGCGCCGCCGCGACGCCGCCCGGCTCGACGCACCGTGGGCGCCGCGCACGGACGTCGCCGAGCGGTGCCGCGGGCTCTCCGTCCTGCGCGGCGTCAGCGCCGCCCTCCTCGAGCGCGTGGACGCCGCCGACGACCGCCCCGTGCTCGACGCCCTCCTCCAGCTCGCACCGACGCTCATCCAGGTGTTCGCCGCGCTCTCCGATCCCTGGGCCGCGATGGCGCGCGAGCAGGGCTGGATCGTGGGCATGGGCGGACGTCCCGACTCGTGCTGGATGTGGCGACGCGGCGGCGCGCTGCGCGACGCCCGCGGCCCCGGCGACCCCGCCTTCTGAACGCGCCGGCGCCGGGGACGTTGCCGGAAGCGGGCGATCCCGCTTCAATGGATCCGGATGGCAGGACCGAAGGAGCAAGGGGGCGTCGGGGTCGTCGAGAAGACGGTCCCGAAGGAGCGCACGCGCCGGCCCAAGCGCTACAAGGTTCTCCTGCACAACGACGACTACACCACCATGGAGTTCGTCGTCTGGGTGCTCCAGGCCGTCTTCCACCACGACGAGGCGAGCGCCACCGAGATCATGCTCCACGTCCACCGCAACGGGCTCGGCGTCGCCGGCGTCTACACCAGGGAGGTCGCCGAGATGCGGGTCGCGCAGGTCGCGGCATTGGCCAAGGAGCACGAGTTCCCGCTGCGCGCGAGCGCCGAGGAGGAGGACTGACGTGCGCCTGTCGCGTTCCCTCGAGCAGAGCCTGTCCCTGGCGGTCCGCGAGGCACGCCGGCGACGGCACGAGTTCCTGACCCTGGAGCACGTCCTCTGGGCCCTGCTCCACGACGACGCCGTCGCCCGCGTGGTGCGTGCCTGCGGGGGCGACTCCGAGAAGCTGCGCGCGACGCTGACCGAGTGGCTCGACACGCTCGAGGTCCTGCCGGAAGGCCTCGACCGCGCCCCCCAGCAGACGCTCGGGTTCCAGCGCGTCCTCCAGCGCGCCGCCCTGCACGTGCAGTCGTCCGGCAAGGAGGAGATCGACGGTCCCGACGTCCTCGTGGCGCTCTTCCGCGAGCCCGACTCGCACGCCGCGTTCCTGCTCGGCGAGCAGGGCGTCACGCGGCTCGACGTCGTGACCTTCCTGTCGCACGGCATCGCCAAGGTGCCCGACGATCCCGACACCGGCGACGCCAGCCCCGGCGATGCGCCCGACGACGACGAGGAAGGCGCCGGCACGGCGCGCGATCCGCTCGCCGCCTACACGGTCGACCTCGTGGCCAAGGCGTCGGCCGGGCGCATCGATCCGCTCATCGGGCGCGACCGCGAGCTCGAGCGCTGCATCCACGTGCTCCTGCGCCGGCGTAAGAACAACCCCGTCTTCGTGGGCGACCCCGGCGTCGGCAAGACGGCGATCGTCGAGGGCCTCGCACTGCGCATCCATCACGGCGACGTCCCGCCGCCGCTCGCCGACGCCACGGTCTTCGCGCTCGACATGGGCGCGCTGCTCGCCGGCACGAAGTTCCGCGGCGAGTTCGAGGCCCGCCTGAAGGCGGTCCTGGCGGCGCTGCGGCAGCAGCACAACGCGATCCTCTTCATCGACGAGATCCACACCGTGGTCGGCGCCGGCGCCACGCACGGCGGCTCGATGGACGCGTCGAACCTGCTGAAGCCGTCGCTCGCCAACGGCGAGCTGCGCTGCATCGGCGCCACGACCTTCCAGGACTACAAGCAGCACTTCGAGCGCGACCGCGCCCTCGCCCGCCGCTTCCAGCGCATCGATCTCGTCGAGCCCTCGGTCGCCGAGACCCACGCCATCCTGCGCGGCCTCAAGAAGCACTACGAGGAGCACCACGCCGTCAGCTACACCGACACCGCCCTGCGCGCCGCGGCCGAGCTGTCGGCCAAGCACGTGCAGGACCGCTTCCTGCCCGACAAGGCCATCGACGTGATCGACGAGGCGGGTGCCGCCGCGCAGGTGAAGGGCGGCGGCAAGGCGCCGGGCAAGGCGCGCAAGACCATCCGCCCGCGCGACATCGAGCACGTCGTCTCGACGATGGCGCGCATCCCGCCGCGCCAGGTGACGACGTCCGACCGCGAGCGCCTCGAGACGCTCGACCGCGACCTCAAGCTCGTCGTCTTCGGACAGAACGCCGCCGTCGACAGCGTCGTCTCCGCCATCCGTCTCTCGCGCGCCGGGCTCGGCCAGCCCGAGAAGCCCGTCGGCTCGTTCCTGTTCGCGGGTCCCACCGGCGTGGGCAAGACCGAGCTCGCGAAGCAACTCGCCCAGTCGCTCGGCATCGAGTTCCTGCGCTTCGACATGAGCGAGTACATGGAGAAGCACACCGTCTCGCGGCTGATCGGCGCGCCGCCGGGCTACGTCGGCTTCGATCAGGGCGGCCTCCTCACCGACGGCATCCGCAAGACGCCGCACGCGGTGCTCCTCCTCGACGAGATCGAGAAGGCCCATCCCGACCTCTTCGGCATCCTGCTCCAGGTGATGGACCACGCGACCCTGACCGACGCTACCGGGCGCAAGGCCGACTTCCGCCACGTCGTCCTCATCATGACCACGAACGCCGGCGCGCAGGAGATGGCCGCGGCGGCGATCGGCTTCGGCGCCGTGTCGAACGCCGACAAGGGCAGGAAGGCGCTCGAGAAGCTGTTCAGCCCCGAGTTCCGCAACCGCCTCGACGCCATCGTCCCCTTCGCGCCGCTCGAGCCCGAGGCCGTCGAGCGCGTGGTCGACAAGTTCATGGCCCAGCTCGAGGCGCAGCTCGCCGAGCGCCGCGTCGCGCTCGAGCTGACGCCCGCCGCGCGCACCTGGATCGCCAAACGCGGCTACGACCCGGCGTTCGGCGCCCGCCCGATGGCGCGCGTCATCCAGGAGCACCTGAAGCGCCCGCTCGCCGACGAGGTCCTGTTCGGCCGCCTGCGCGACGGCGGCGGCCGCGTCGAGATCGACGTGCGCGAGGACGACGCGGGCCTCGCCTTCACCTATCAGCCGCACAAACCGCCGACGCCCGCCGCC is part of the bacterium genome and encodes:
- a CDS encoding 3-hydroxyacyl-CoA dehydrogenase gives rise to the protein MQIADSVALVTGGASGLGEATVRMFVDGGGRAAILDRPNSNGEALAASLGERAVFTPADVTSGPEVEAAVKKAVERFGRLTALVNCAGVGTAGRTISRQGPLPLELFAKTIEINLIGTFNCIRLAAAQMATQPPNAEGERGVIVNTASVAAFDGQIGQAAYAASKGGVVGMTLPIARDLASMGIRVCTIAPGTFDTPMLAMAPEAVRQALGAQIPFPSRLGRPPEFASLVREITTNMFLNGEVIRLDGAIRMAPK
- a CDS encoding DUF2889 domain-containing protein, translating into MRLDLHGEPLHTRTLGVTLTQRADGHLDAAGVLLDLRKRGFVPVGGDLQPAGIVHQMLLDGVIDPAGPTLTQLAVRQPHVAFERSALTRGESCRDPADRIALLAGARLDAGWARRLAEDIGGPRGCSHVLTLAQYLGATIAWVLPHLAAPPGVPPWDAGRRVFRRDVAVDGAQPDERTLVLALQQIDLHLAPVSEPAPAMERFAGARELRVLATVDLGAMAFTALEVAERRRDAARLDAPWAPRTDVAERCRGLSVLRGVSAALLERVDAADDRPVLDALLQLAPTLIQVFAALSDPWAAMAREQGWIVGMGGRPDSCWMWRRGGALRDARGPGDPAF
- a CDS encoding ATP-dependent Clp protease adaptor ClpS, with amino-acid sequence MAGPKEQGGVGVVEKTVPKERTRRPKRYKVLLHNDDYTTMEFVVWVLQAVFHHDEASATEIMLHVHRNGLGVAGVYTREVAEMRVAQVAALAKEHEFPLRASAEEED
- the clpA gene encoding ATP-dependent Clp protease ATP-binding subunit ClpA, which encodes MRLSRSLEQSLSLAVREARRRRHEFLTLEHVLWALLHDDAVARVVRACGGDSEKLRATLTEWLDTLEVLPEGLDRAPQQTLGFQRVLQRAALHVQSSGKEEIDGPDVLVALFREPDSHAAFLLGEQGVTRLDVVTFLSHGIAKVPDDPDTGDASPGDAPDDDEEGAGTARDPLAAYTVDLVAKASAGRIDPLIGRDRELERCIHVLLRRRKNNPVFVGDPGVGKTAIVEGLALRIHHGDVPPPLADATVFALDMGALLAGTKFRGEFEARLKAVLAALRQQHNAILFIDEIHTVVGAGATHGGSMDASNLLKPSLANGELRCIGATTFQDYKQHFERDRALARRFQRIDLVEPSVAETHAILRGLKKHYEEHHAVSYTDTALRAAAELSAKHVQDRFLPDKAIDVIDEAGAAAQVKGGGKAPGKARKTIRPRDIEHVVSTMARIPPRQVTTSDRERLETLDRDLKLVVFGQNAAVDSVVSAIRLSRAGLGQPEKPVGSFLFAGPTGVGKTELAKQLAQSLGIEFLRFDMSEYMEKHTVSRLIGAPPGYVGFDQGGLLTDGIRKTPHAVLLLDEIEKAHPDLFGILLQVMDHATLTDATGRKADFRHVVLIMTTNAGAQEMAAAAIGFGAVSNADKGRKALEKLFSPEFRNRLDAIVPFAPLEPEAVERVVDKFMAQLEAQLAERRVALELTPAARTWIAKRGYDPAFGARPMARVIQEHLKRPLADEVLFGRLRDGGGRVEIDVREDDAGLAFTYQPHKPPTPAAVETEPA